A genomic segment from Cyprinus carpio isolate SPL01 chromosome A4, ASM1834038v1, whole genome shotgun sequence encodes:
- the LOC109070040 gene encoding testis-specific gene 10 protein-like has translation MRGAWGTDCAPPVENPYGSELESCRSEIELLQKQLASERLSVQTLENLLVSSRGKELQRQLTSQERQTEIQILKDKLSMADSKVSSQSREMAQLRTRSTQLEADLEMTKRHLATEHFERERAVQELRRQGLSAISPVLSSTMRSSSTSHPRSLSPHRSWSPERSHHSIPDPLLVPHYPDRSLTFKDLYD, from the exons TGAGCTGGAATCATGCCGCTCTGAGATTGAGCTGTTACAGAAGCAGCTGGCCAGTGAACGTCTGTCTGTTCAGACTTTGGAGAACCTGCTGGTGTCTTCACGAGGAAAGGAGCTACAGAGGCAGCTCACCTCTCAGGAAAGGCAGACCGAAATACAAATTCTCAAGGACAAACTCAGCATGGCTGACAGCAAAGT GAGTTCTCAGAGTAGGGAAATGGCTCAACTGAGGACACGATCAACCCAGCTGGAAGCAGATCTTGAGATGACCAAGAGACACCTGGCCACTGAGCACTTTGAACG GGAGCGTGCAGTACAGGAGCTGCGTAGGCAAGGACTCTCAGCTATTTCTCCTGTCCTCTCCTCCACTATGCGCTCCTCATCCACTTCCCATCCTCGCTCTCTGAGTCCTCACAGATCATGGTCTCCAGAACGCTCTCATCACAGCATACCTGACCCACTGCTTGTGCCACATTACCCCGACAG GAGTCTGACTTTCAAGGACCTTTATGATTGA